A region from the Phycisphaerales bacterium genome encodes:
- a CDS encoding DUF2202 domain-containing protein has protein sequence MPAGESSAVSPAIADALRAALEDERRSEAFYTAVMEVHGQVRPFSNIVRAERQHQSVVVALMERHGVPVPQAGALDIPDVASTLRECKRAAAQAERDNIALYDTLIPTIKEPDIRQAFLGLQAASRDHHLPAFERGL, from the coding sequence ATGCCCGCGGGTGAATCCAGCGCGGTCAGCCCCGCCATCGCCGACGCCCTGCGTGCCGCTCTCGAGGACGAACGACGCTCCGAGGCGTTCTACACCGCGGTGATGGAAGTCCACGGCCAAGTCCGCCCCTTCTCGAACATCGTCCGCGCCGAACGCCAGCACCAGAGCGTTGTCGTCGCACTCATGGAACGCCATGGCGTGCCCGTGCCCCAGGCCGGTGCGCTTGACATCCCCGATGTCGCCTCGACGCTCCGCGAGTGCAAGCGAGCCGCGGCCCAGGCCGAGCGCGACAACATCGCCCTCTATGACACACTCATCCCCACGATCAAGGAGCCCGACATCCGCCAGGCGTTCCTGGGTCTCCAGGCCGCGTCACGCGACCACCACCTCCCGGCCTTTGAACGTGGCCTGTAA
- the trxA gene encoding thioredoxin: protein MNTTDHAILTPTPDTFEQDVLNSSVPVLVDFWAEWCPPCKMLKPELQRLAPELAGKARIAMVNVDEHPSLAAAFRVSSIPALAIVSGGRVVDAWAGFVPKAVILQRLQPHFAA, encoded by the coding sequence ATGAATACCACAGACCACGCCATCCTCACACCGACTCCAGATACCTTTGAGCAGGACGTCTTGAACTCCAGCGTGCCCGTGCTCGTGGACTTCTGGGCCGAGTGGTGCCCGCCCTGCAAGATGCTCAAGCCAGAGTTGCAGCGTCTCGCGCCCGAACTCGCCGGGAAAGCGCGGATCGCCATGGTGAACGTGGACGAGCACCCAAGCCTCGCCGCTGCCTTCCGGGTCTCGAGCATCCCCGCCCTGGCGATCGTCTCGGGCGGACGAGTCGTGGACGCGTGGGCCGGGTTCGTCCCCAAGGCAGTCATCCTGCAACGACTCCAGCCGCACTTTGCCGCGTGA
- a CDS encoding DUF2892 domain-containing protein: protein MSTVTSRPSALETPNKPKPATVSHSAGVMRQTQAFIGVVVLVGLALGYLVHEAFLVLPAIIGAGLVFAGSSGMCPMASLIGTMPWNRGASASCNGASECCGSCHN, encoded by the coding sequence ATGTCCACCGTCACGTCCCGTCCGTCCGCCTTGGAAACCCCGAACAAGCCCAAGCCAGCCACCGTTAGCCACTCTGCCGGCGTGATGCGACAGACCCAAGCCTTCATCGGCGTCGTCGTGCTAGTCGGGCTCGCGCTTGGATACCTCGTCCACGAAGCCTTCTTGGTCCTTCCCGCCATCATCGGCGCGGGCTTGGTCTTCGCCGGGTCTAGCGGCATGTGCCCCATGGCGTCTCTCATCGGCACGATGCCCTGGAACCGTGGCGCGTCCGCGTCGTGCAACGGCGCCAGCGAGTGCTGCGGCTCGTGCCACAACTGA
- a CDS encoding carboxymuconolactone decarboxylase family protein, producing MIPDPAHFYENWPKANGALKTRAPDISKSFAPLFIGLMKEGTLSVKHKELIAVAIGVAVRCEPCIYLHVEKSLHAGASPEEIMEAVGVAVMMGGGPASVYAPVASAALDYLQSKSST from the coding sequence ATGATCCCCGACCCCGCCCACTTCTACGAGAACTGGCCCAAGGCCAACGGAGCGTTGAAGACCCGCGCCCCGGACATCAGTAAATCGTTCGCGCCGCTCTTCATAGGGCTCATGAAGGAGGGGACGCTCAGCGTGAAGCACAAGGAACTGATCGCCGTGGCCATCGGAGTCGCCGTCCGCTGCGAGCCGTGCATCTATCTGCACGTCGAGAAGTCGCTGCACGCGGGGGCATCCCCCGAGGAAATCATGGAAGCCGTCGGCGTCGCCGTGATGATGGGCGGCGGCCCGGCCTCGGTCTATGCCCCCGTGGCCTCGGCGGCGCTTGACTATCTCCAGTCGAAGTCGAGCACCTGA
- a CDS encoding efflux RND transporter permease subunit, with amino-acid sequence MKSFTDIFIKKPVLAIVVNLIILGMGWRAISSLPVRQYPRLESSAIIITTAYIGASAETVRGFLTTPIENAVSAIDGIDYIESSSTAGISMITVHLRLNHSSTDALAEISARLNQVRSELPAESESPAIQIQRTDKPYATFYISMTTDTLTLSQMNDYMVRELQPELQSIPGVQRVGIEGPRTLAMRIWLDSNKLDAFDVTPSEVALALQRNNFVATVGRSKGPETQIDLMTDTDLRGEQAFRDLIVREREGTFVRLGDVARVELGSEEATGQAGFNGSPAIWFSVWPLPSANELDVAAALKEKIAQIKPTLAKGVNMTLAFDGTYYMDHAIDGIIQTLIETVAIVGLVVFLFMGSVRTVLVPMVAMPVSLIGACLAMMLMGFSLNLLTILAIVLAVGLVVDDAIVVVENVERHMHEGKSAMESALIGARELFAPIVSMTITLATVYAPIGFQGGLTGMLFREFAFTLAAAVIISGIVAVTLSPVMSAWMVPAEGRQSRFQRFINGQFDGIRRFYGHVLEFVMTFRWFVVASAVLVTAAAPVLYAGSKTELAPTEDEGVIFCFIQSAPDASLKYSLKGIKQVADAFDTVPEKKFSFQVLMNPSMGFAGIQVQDWENRDRTTEEIINGDPAMHGGDGLFAKVFSVAGIQAFPQRPPPLPGAGQFDVELVVTSTSSAEEMAAYAGQLVGAAFGSGKFQYADSDLKIDLPQTRIIIDREKVADAGLDLASVGRDLAVLLSGGYTNRFNYQGRSYKVIPQVEDAARATPDQILDLKIRTPDGGLVRASSFVTLETVAAPRALTRFQQRNSFKVFGGAAPGVTKAEALTALENAARGILPAGYSIDYAGESRQIRKESSSLVGTLGLALALIYLVLAAQFGSFRDPLIVLLGSVPLAITGALIFTYMGLTTINIYSQVGLITLVGLVAKNGILIVEFANHLQSMGLDKYAAVKQAAATRLRPILMTSAATVFGHFPLVIVSGAGAEARNSIGTVLVTGMTISTLFTLFVVPCIYTILAGSHKHAANTFESANAHPEAPSNGVASGARAVTV; translated from the coding sequence ATGAAGTCATTCACCGACATTTTCATCAAGAAGCCGGTGCTCGCGATCGTCGTGAACCTGATCATCCTGGGGATGGGGTGGCGAGCGATCTCGAGCCTTCCGGTCCGTCAGTATCCACGCCTCGAATCCAGCGCCATCATCATCACGACGGCGTACATCGGCGCGAGCGCCGAGACGGTCCGCGGATTCCTCACGACCCCAATCGAGAATGCCGTCTCGGCGATCGACGGGATCGACTACATCGAGTCGAGCAGCACCGCGGGGATCAGCATGATCACGGTGCACCTTCGCCTCAACCACTCGAGCACCGACGCGCTCGCGGAGATCTCGGCCCGGCTCAATCAGGTGCGGAGCGAACTCCCCGCGGAGTCCGAGTCGCCCGCGATCCAGATCCAGAGGACGGACAAGCCCTACGCGACGTTCTACATCAGCATGACGACCGACACGCTGACGCTGTCGCAGATGAACGACTACATGGTGCGCGAGTTGCAGCCCGAGTTGCAGTCGATTCCCGGCGTGCAGCGCGTGGGGATCGAGGGCCCGCGCACGCTCGCGATGCGCATCTGGCTGGACTCGAACAAACTCGACGCCTTCGACGTGACGCCGTCGGAGGTCGCGCTCGCCCTGCAGCGGAACAACTTTGTCGCCACGGTCGGGCGAAGCAAGGGCCCCGAGACGCAGATCGACCTGATGACCGATACCGATCTTCGCGGCGAGCAGGCCTTCCGCGATCTGATCGTTCGCGAGCGAGAGGGCACGTTCGTCCGTCTGGGTGACGTGGCACGCGTGGAACTGGGGAGCGAAGAGGCTACAGGACAAGCCGGGTTCAATGGCTCGCCCGCGATCTGGTTCAGTGTGTGGCCGCTCCCCAGCGCGAACGAACTCGACGTCGCAGCAGCGCTCAAGGAGAAGATCGCGCAGATCAAGCCCACGCTCGCCAAGGGCGTGAACATGACGCTCGCGTTCGACGGCACGTACTACATGGACCACGCGATCGATGGGATCATCCAGACGCTGATCGAGACGGTGGCGATCGTGGGGCTGGTGGTCTTCCTGTTCATGGGCTCGGTACGGACGGTGCTCGTGCCGATGGTCGCGATGCCCGTTTCGCTCATCGGCGCGTGCCTCGCGATGATGCTCATGGGGTTCTCGCTAAACCTCCTGACGATCCTCGCGATCGTGCTGGCCGTGGGGCTGGTGGTGGACGACGCGATCGTCGTCGTGGAGAACGTCGAGCGTCACATGCACGAGGGCAAGTCGGCGATGGAGTCGGCGCTCATCGGGGCGCGGGAACTCTTCGCGCCGATTGTCTCCATGACGATCACGCTCGCGACGGTGTACGCCCCGATCGGGTTCCAGGGCGGGCTCACCGGGATGCTCTTTCGCGAGTTCGCGTTCACGCTCGCGGCCGCCGTGATCATCTCGGGGATCGTCGCGGTCACGCTCTCGCCGGTGATGAGCGCTTGGATGGTCCCGGCGGAAGGTCGGCAGAGTCGCTTCCAACGGTTCATCAACGGGCAGTTCGACGGAATCCGGCGATTCTATGGGCACGTGCTCGAGTTCGTGATGACGTTCCGCTGGTTCGTGGTCGCGAGTGCCGTGCTTGTGACGGCTGCGGCCCCGGTGCTGTACGCGGGCTCCAAGACCGAACTCGCGCCGACCGAGGACGAGGGAGTGATCTTCTGTTTCATCCAGTCGGCTCCTGATGCCTCGCTGAAGTACTCGTTGAAGGGGATCAAGCAGGTCGCCGACGCATTCGACACCGTTCCCGAGAAGAAGTTCTCGTTCCAGGTGCTCATGAATCCCTCGATGGGCTTCGCCGGTATCCAGGTGCAGGACTGGGAGAATCGCGATCGCACGACCGAGGAGATCATCAACGGCGACCCGGCTATGCATGGCGGCGACGGTCTTTTCGCGAAAGTCTTCAGTGTTGCGGGGATTCAGGCGTTCCCTCAACGCCCGCCGCCGCTCCCGGGGGCGGGCCAGTTCGACGTCGAGTTGGTCGTGACGAGCACGAGTTCGGCCGAAGAGATGGCGGCGTACGCGGGGCAACTGGTCGGGGCGGCGTTCGGCTCGGGGAAGTTCCAGTACGCGGACAGCGATCTGAAGATTGATCTGCCGCAGACACGCATCATCATCGATCGCGAGAAGGTCGCCGACGCGGGGCTTGACCTCGCGAGTGTGGGGCGTGATCTCGCGGTCCTGCTCTCCGGTGGATACACGAATCGGTTCAACTACCAGGGGCGCAGTTACAAGGTGATTCCGCAGGTTGAGGATGCCGCCCGCGCGACACCTGATCAGATTCTCGACCTCAAGATTCGCACGCCCGACGGCGGCTTGGTCCGCGCGTCGTCGTTCGTCACGCTGGAGACGGTGGCCGCGCCTCGAGCGCTCACTCGGTTCCAGCAGCGAAACAGTTTCAAGGTCTTCGGCGGAGCCGCCCCGGGCGTCACCAAAGCCGAAGCACTCACCGCGCTCGAGAACGCCGCGAGGGGCATTCTTCCGGCAGGTTACTCGATCGACTACGCCGGTGAGAGCCGGCAGATCCGCAAGGAATCGTCCTCGCTCGTTGGGACGCTGGGGCTGGCGCTCGCCCTTATCTACCTTGTTCTCGCGGCCCAGTTCGGGAGTTTCCGCGATCCGTTGATCGTGCTTCTCGGCTCGGTGCCGCTCGCGATCACGGGGGCGCTCATCTTCACCTACATGGGCCTCACCACAATCAACATCTATTCGCAGGTCGGGCTGATCACGCTCGTGGGGCTGGTCGCGAAGAACGGCATCCTCATCGTCGAGTTCGCGAATCACCTGCAATCGATGGGTCTCGACAAGTACGCCGCCGTCAAGCAGGCAGCCGCGACGCGACTCCGCCCGATCCTGATGACCTCGGCGGCGACGGTCTTCGGGCACTTCCCGCTGGTGATCGTCTCGGGCGCGGGCGCCGAGGCGAGGAACAGCATCGGCACGGTGCTCGTGACGGGCATGACGATCTCGACGCTCTTCACGCTCTTTGTCGTGCCCTGCATCTACACAATTCTTGCGGGCTCGCACAAGCACGCGGCGAATACGTTTGAGTCAGCCAATGCGCATCCCGAGGCGCCATCGAATGGTGTGGCGAGCGGAGCGCGTGCCGTCACCGTCTGA
- a CDS encoding efflux RND transporter periplasmic adaptor subunit: MKAKSVIAGVALVCAVLLVGGVLYLVKQARTPKAEASGPPPVAVGVEESREEMYQPQGRLVGTVVGKRTVMLANEVVGVITHVGYESGESVDAGQVLLTLDDTTERADLAAAVAAKRLSDAAIEVAQANVVVAQADVEFAQSNYDRYRDAKADSVPQTDVDRARTDLERALATLARQRSVVEQARAESDQAQARVHQIETIIAKKTIRAPFKARVGMRSMDEGQYLAEGTQIVDLTELSDTIYIDFAVPQEYVGLVKPGTTVTARSNIIGAGDRNTAQIEVLAMNATVNPTTRNVRVRTSVPNPGFVLKPGMAVDVEVPIGPAQPSVTIPATALRHGAFGDHVFVLESPPPVGGPGGDAPPGMPISMKATMRMVKVGTNLGDRYIIESGLKAGERIAAEGSFKLYDGATALDMSAMPPAPGGGPSGGPDGGTSGEAPDHGAPGTSDGPVETPAPKKDESDANAG, translated from the coding sequence ATGAAAGCGAAATCCGTCATTGCGGGCGTCGCGTTGGTCTGCGCCGTCCTCCTGGTCGGCGGCGTGTTGTACCTGGTGAAGCAGGCGCGGACGCCGAAGGCCGAGGCCTCGGGCCCGCCACCGGTCGCGGTGGGGGTGGAGGAATCCAGGGAAGAGATGTACCAGCCCCAGGGACGCCTGGTGGGCACGGTCGTCGGCAAGCGGACGGTCATGCTCGCCAACGAGGTCGTCGGCGTGATCACCCACGTTGGATATGAGTCGGGGGAGAGTGTTGACGCCGGGCAGGTGCTGCTGACGCTCGACGACACGACCGAGCGAGCAGACCTGGCGGCAGCGGTGGCGGCGAAGCGGCTCTCTGACGCGGCGATCGAGGTCGCTCAGGCGAACGTCGTCGTTGCCCAGGCCGACGTGGAGTTCGCGCAGTCCAACTATGACCGGTATCGGGACGCGAAGGCGGATTCGGTGCCGCAGACGGATGTCGATCGTGCCCGAACGGATCTGGAGCGTGCTCTCGCCACGCTGGCGAGGCAGCGCTCGGTGGTGGAGCAGGCGCGTGCCGAGAGCGATCAGGCGCAGGCCCGAGTGCACCAGATTGAGACGATCATTGCGAAGAAGACGATCCGGGCGCCGTTCAAGGCTCGCGTGGGCATGCGCTCGATGGACGAGGGGCAGTATCTCGCCGAGGGGACGCAGATCGTGGACCTCACGGAACTGTCGGACACGATCTATATCGATTTCGCCGTGCCCCAGGAGTATGTCGGGCTGGTGAAGCCGGGGACGACGGTGACGGCTCGATCGAACATCATCGGTGCCGGCGACAGGAACACGGCCCAGATCGAGGTCCTCGCGATGAACGCGACCGTGAACCCGACGACGCGGAACGTGCGAGTGCGCACGAGTGTGCCCAACCCGGGCTTTGTGCTCAAGCCGGGCATGGCGGTTGATGTCGAGGTGCCCATTGGGCCGGCGCAGCCTAGCGTGACGATCCCCGCGACGGCGTTGCGACATGGGGCGTTCGGCGATCATGTGTTCGTGCTCGAGTCGCCGCCGCCTGTGGGCGGTCCTGGTGGGGACGCGCCGCCGGGCATGCCCATAAGCATGAAGGCGACCATGCGGATGGTGAAGGTGGGGACGAATCTCGGCGATCGTTACATTATCGAATCGGGATTGAAGGCCGGGGAAAGGATCGCGGCGGAGGGGTCGTTCAAGTTGTACGACGGGGCCACAGCCTTGGACATGTCCGCCATGCCACCAGCACCCGGTGGAGGTCCTAGTGGCGGACCAGATGGCGGCACATCCGGCGAGGCACCAGACCATGGCGCACCAGGAACATCCGATGGACCGGTCGAGACTCCCGCACCAAAGAAGGATGAGTCCGACGCAAACGCGGGCTAA
- a CDS encoding MarR family transcriptional regulator: MRVSNTPSRRTNTRPAPQRERVVTLLFEYLERLRIHFFTAAERHELTAVQAKAIMSLEVPTPMRGMAQCLSCDPSNITGVVNRLEERGLVARVEGTTDRRVKHLTLTHEGARIRRSLLKSLRVHVPGINELNAEELSCLERALAALCKAQESRSGHE; encoded by the coding sequence GTGCGTGTTTCAAACACACCATCCCGCCGCACCAACACACGCCCCGCGCCACAACGCGAACGTGTCGTCACGCTCCTCTTTGAGTATCTGGAACGACTAAGGATTCACTTTTTCACGGCCGCCGAACGCCACGAACTCACCGCCGTGCAGGCCAAGGCGATCATGTCCCTCGAGGTCCCGACACCGATGCGAGGCATGGCCCAGTGCCTCTCCTGCGATCCGTCCAACATCACGGGCGTCGTCAATCGACTCGAAGAGCGGGGCCTCGTCGCCCGCGTCGAGGGGACCACCGATCGTAGGGTAAAGCATCTCACGCTCACCCACGAGGGCGCCCGAATCCGTCGGTCGCTCCTCAAATCCTTGCGTGTGCATGTCCCAGGCATCAATGAGTTGAACGCCGAGGAACTCTCGTGCCTGGAGCGAGCCTTGGCGGCGCTCTGCAAGGCCCAAGAGTCGAGGTCAGGCCACGAGTAA
- a CDS encoding PLDc N-terminal domain-containing protein: protein MLKEILLAAHLVLFVIAAFEILTSSKPLGSKFLWLLLILLLPVAGLVIYFFLGRK, encoded by the coding sequence ATGCTGAAAGAAATCCTGCTCGCTGCACATCTCGTCCTCTTCGTTATCGCGGCCTTCGAAATCCTGACTTCATCAAAGCCCCTCGGCTCGAAGTTCCTTTGGCTTCTCCTCATCCTCCTCTTGCCCGTGGCTGGACTTGTCATCTACTTCTTTCTTGGCCGAAAGTGA
- a CDS encoding DNA topoisomerase IV subunit A yields the protein MARKPAKTPTTKNTRSGQIKDRDAKTLSKIVSFADDVAGRTFKGKDPTLEIPLRTRSNTNWNRKKRILEMGDATAQRELFNLNQAKQFMQTLLHASNIKDLIETDKTSSLRSLFYAAKHTVAGTRENTFDTQEESDPILEDLEVSLGALREELHIFAENRGVMAGNITIIDGGDRIDCRASGRGGHGIPSIVEPDVFEFQKCEAKFVLHVEKGTVWNRFNEDRFWEKNNCILTHGGGQPPRGVRRLLQRFNQELKLPIICVLDCDPWGHYIYSVIKQGSISLAFESTRLAIPDAKFLGIRAKDYKECNLPDAVKIDLSDNDIKRAKEIAAYPWFQEHKGWQKEIDLMLRNGFKMEVESLVQRGISFVTEEYVPQRLKAKDWLE from the coding sequence ATGGCCCGCAAACCTGCAAAAACTCCAACAACAAAGAACACCCGTTCAGGACAGATCAAGGACCGGGACGCCAAGACCCTCTCGAAGATCGTCTCTTTCGCTGACGACGTCGCCGGCCGCACGTTCAAGGGCAAAGACCCTACGCTCGAGATCCCCCTGCGAACTCGCTCGAACACCAACTGGAACCGGAAGAAGCGAATCCTGGAGATGGGCGACGCCACCGCCCAGCGTGAACTCTTCAACCTCAACCAGGCCAAGCAGTTCATGCAGACCCTGCTCCACGCGAGCAATATCAAGGACCTCATCGAGACCGACAAGACCTCCAGCCTTCGATCGCTCTTCTATGCCGCCAAGCACACCGTGGCCGGCACCAGAGAGAACACCTTCGACACCCAGGAGGAGAGCGACCCGATCCTCGAAGATCTCGAGGTCTCACTCGGCGCCTTGCGCGAAGAACTCCACATCTTCGCCGAGAATCGCGGCGTCATGGCGGGAAACATCACCATCATCGACGGCGGCGATCGCATCGACTGCCGCGCTTCCGGCCGAGGCGGCCACGGCATCCCCAGCATCGTCGAGCCAGACGTCTTCGAGTTCCAAAAGTGCGAAGCCAAGTTCGTCCTCCACGTCGAGAAGGGCACAGTCTGGAATCGTTTCAACGAAGATCGCTTCTGGGAGAAGAACAACTGCATCCTGACCCATGGCGGCGGGCAACCACCTCGAGGCGTCCGTCGGCTCCTCCAGAGGTTCAATCAGGAACTCAAACTTCCCATCATCTGCGTCCTCGATTGCGACCCCTGGGGGCACTACATCTACTCGGTTATCAAGCAAGGCTCCATCTCCCTCGCCTTCGAGTCCACGCGCCTCGCCATCCCCGACGCCAAGTTCCTGGGCATCCGCGCCAAGGACTACAAAGAGTGCAACCTCCCCGACGCCGTCAAGATCGACCTCTCCGACAACGACATCAAGAGGGCGAAAGAAATCGCCGCCTATCCCTGGTTCCAGGAGCACAAGGGATGGCAGAAAGAAATCGACCTCATGCTCCGAAACGGGTTCAAGATGGAAGTCGAATCCCTCGTGCAGCGGGGCATCTCCTTCGTCACTGAGGAATATGTCCCCCAGCGCCTCAAGGCCAAGGACTGGCTCGAATAG
- a CDS encoding DUF58 domain-containing protein, producing MRTTHRPGLAIPVARRYLPRPAGVLYVGITFLLLLGAINSQNNLLFWAFGIAVAGILVSGIVSGGGLMGLELSVEPIDPVHAGQPLHVRASLTNRSRLFPCFALVVEAEGSTPTNLIAPKPTLVEHLGPRRSARVTVLADTWIAGSSTLHRVRVASTFPFGLMRKSIVFEQHVGIVIRPWIAPVRADILDDAGAPRPIGQQPMRRRGQGDEFFSLRDLRPGEGTRRIAWRATARLDRPVVRETLADRTPILWIGLDPTGESPDTQRSLSLAAGVIDRASKQGYRVGLTVPVGPHGAIVPPNTGVPHAERLYDVLARYESLKDNQTVTRIHPAPTDHVLWISPTRHTRFPTIDPTSNDALEVPGWANAPSPPPTHPVRSMRSFPAWLRGITRRFRFGRSA from the coding sequence GTGCGAACCACACACCGCCCAGGTCTTGCGATCCCCGTCGCCCGGCGGTATCTCCCCAGACCCGCCGGCGTCCTCTACGTCGGCATCACGTTCCTCCTCCTCCTCGGCGCCATTAACTCTCAGAATAACCTCCTCTTCTGGGCATTCGGCATCGCCGTCGCCGGCATCCTTGTTTCAGGGATCGTGAGCGGCGGCGGGCTCATGGGCCTCGAACTCTCCGTTGAGCCGATCGATCCCGTCCACGCCGGCCAGCCGCTCCACGTTCGCGCCTCGCTCACCAATCGGAGCCGACTCTTCCCTTGTTTCGCCCTCGTTGTCGAGGCCGAAGGCTCAACGCCGACGAACCTGATCGCCCCAAAGCCCACGCTCGTCGAACACCTCGGCCCGAGACGATCGGCTCGCGTCACCGTCCTCGCCGACACGTGGATCGCCGGCTCCTCCACGCTCCATCGCGTTCGAGTCGCCTCCACCTTCCCCTTCGGCCTGATGCGCAAGAGCATCGTCTTCGAGCAGCACGTCGGCATCGTCATCCGCCCCTGGATCGCGCCCGTCCGTGCCGACATTCTCGACGATGCAGGCGCCCCAAGGCCCATCGGCCAACAACCCATGCGACGCCGAGGACAGGGCGACGAGTTCTTCTCCCTCCGAGACCTCCGCCCCGGCGAGGGCACACGCCGCATCGCCTGGCGCGCCACCGCACGACTCGATCGCCCCGTCGTCCGCGAGACTCTCGCCGACCGCACGCCGATCCTCTGGATAGGTCTTGACCCCACCGGCGAATCGCCCGACACACAACGCTCGCTCAGCCTCGCCGCAGGCGTCATCGATCGCGCCTCGAAACAAGGCTACCGCGTGGGACTGACCGTCCCCGTTGGCCCACACGGCGCGATCGTTCCGCCCAACACCGGTGTGCCCCACGCCGAACGCCTCTACGACGTCCTCGCCCGATACGAGTCACTCAAAGACAATCAAACCGTAACCCGAATCCACCCCGCGCCAACCGATCACGTCCTCTGGATCTCACCAACGCGCCACACGAGATTCCCGACCATCGACCCCACCTCGAACGACGCCCTCGAGGTGCCTGGTTGGGCCAACGCCCCATCGCCTCCACCCACGCATCCCGTGCGATCAATGCGTTCATTCCCCGCGTGGCTCCGAGGCATCACGCGCCGATTCCGATTCGGGAGGTCCGCGTGA